One genomic segment of Candidatus Zixiibacteriota bacterium includes these proteins:
- the sprA gene encoding cell surface protein SprA — MHLQFVRKFIAFSSCAAMLLLGAKAAYADGRFSATFDDPPPVVSRYKPQSELFSVALGAKPYSILSEPLQFKPLLKSSSHSAKSLTFVTPYAAKGELIPVSVDAELFNAYRTSILLRQRFSSSVSKSIAEAQSGRKRSGLSVGIDLPKRFDKIFGEGGGNLRVSGYRRITLSGRSQWTDGAAAGLVQPSRFPSLNMEQISRFEIAGTIGTKISVKVSQDNQTDIPLANRIQLRYKGDEDDILKTIEAGNTTLDLKRTQFVGYSSTIQGLFGLKTEAQLGNLTLTAIASQEKGSSERATINAGGLEDATWIRDLSYAEGRLYDLGYADSSNIDGIGFKKGDFVLSVQVFEVLPKDISAQNGTNPIPATLYINTFDRTLFPEESSAKDSLEVKELTRDNFTLEQDTIKNLHYLQFTSSRREAMGVFMIIKRADGTIQTVGDITGSNYILKYIRTRPGQYFRSTSKTWPLMWRNVYSVPKAGGAEDLSLKIFKGKAGQEGTVAALEYQLSTTGTPEGNFIEILGLDQYNGSAQQPDGLIDTRREIYRSDWGLLIFPSRTPFNSDTTFVDENGTATNILSKTARNSIIYSDVPGSQASANASQYYIQYSSKTRSSIIRLNRTNIIEGSERVMLNGQLLTKGEDYNIQYDFGQLTLISDVANDPNADLKVEFEYAPFLTLAKKTLFGARAEYEWSRDLSFGTTVLYKSDKAQDRKPRVGQETSKGLVLDFDMGFRIYPGFLTKAINALPALTTEAPSTMQFSAEVAQSRPNPNVGGEAYIDDFESALEQVSIGMSYQSWTLAALPQQLVGLGYNRSKMLWHNTHAIAFSDVYEGERPQGEGTLTPFRMIFRPAKVNADTSGADTSDTKAWAGILRHIGNRIDKSRVQLFEMRVKGRTGKIHLDFGQITEDVNGNNAPDTEDKDRNKAITEEEDIGIDGLSDGQEPGYNLVTNPDPNGDNWFNGKEGVCPLPPGQCTNVRFNVEDPRFYEWLNGTEGNRVADGIQTTPDKETFADQFQTLNDYYSFTIDLASDSFLVPGSEKILPDGTNWRTYRLPIRDSRALTDSIGKPDWDFIRYVRVWFNTEEFRVENDTVEVANWYFVQSNWQDSVHVDSANLNLPEQQQSKFVVASVSDEENVNFTPPPGVEAYFDRTNNVTEAQRALSLSYENLQPNDTGIAKKNLVSIERYSGYRHLQMYVHGPITSVSDSVRFFLRAGRDSVNFYEYSTFVHPGWDERNFVDIDFNAITGIKDSALRAKDSVNAFLNVTSGNYRINGRPSINDISYFAAGVVNESSQPITGEVWLDELRVTDVRKDIGTAYRFSVNGTAADLFNYNFGLEQKDPYFRGLSTANRAGASDNLGSGSTNSAYNYGVTFNADKFLPKSWTARLPISYSFSQTRLVPLLRTNSDIVLPEDVRLAEQTFSNRRSISISESFQRKGKSPLFNVLLNRQKVSYSYARSMLTSVNNPRNFSENYNVNASYDMGLKNLPRLSIFGWAKDIPLLKRLDGTKLGIYPQSWDWSGRFDRSIQISEDRNGKPKTSLSRSFNGRTSLSYEIFQNLSTSYSMNTVRDLADIEGVSLKPGNFKLGLETNYGQTFSASYDPKLLKFLTTALSYGSTYGDVYDRTSETRAANLARNWSVNGTFNHMLLLGKPWKSTNRPSASRVAQNTPNPSDTIITDSTVIDSTLADSNRIQAKKEEPKVDGRPIYDPPLTILRLLTGWIKPITYKYAKTYNNSTPGMLTRSSYGYQFGFKDDPDGLRSSDDPRSPFSSEGVSYDLGSGFRLLGGLLIDVRFRQSITRDLFRVGPRQEQISTSWPDVSVSIQKFTTLPIIKPYVNKFIEVFAPRTGYSRQTRETVELDGNFTSNRTTTENFNPLLSVNFKLFRALSMSSSYALTKTLTEQFGTFDGKRQSNSVGKQKRLAFTAKYSFSAPGGISVPLFGKVKFKSQMALEVTARFSGDQSETIPVVGIRRLTTDKSDFSIAPTISYTFSQQIQGGLSAMWQDTSDKLGRNTHVRQLQIWTEIKF, encoded by the coding sequence GTGCACCTACAGTTTGTAAGAAAGTTCATAGCCTTCTCCTCATGCGCGGCCATGCTCCTTCTTGGAGCCAAGGCGGCGTATGCTGATGGACGGTTCAGCGCCACCTTTGACGACCCGCCTCCGGTCGTTTCTCGCTATAAACCCCAAAGCGAGCTTTTCTCCGTGGCCCTTGGGGCCAAGCCTTATTCAATCCTCTCTGAGCCGCTTCAATTTAAGCCGCTTCTCAAATCCAGCAGTCATTCCGCCAAAAGTCTCACTTTTGTAACCCCGTATGCGGCTAAGGGTGAGCTGATACCAGTATCTGTCGATGCTGAGCTGTTTAACGCTTACCGGACTTCTATACTACTGCGGCAGAGATTTAGTAGTTCCGTCTCAAAGTCAATCGCCGAAGCTCAAAGTGGAAGAAAACGAAGCGGGCTATCGGTTGGTATAGATTTACCCAAGCGGTTTGATAAGATTTTTGGCGAAGGCGGCGGAAATCTCCGTGTCTCCGGCTATCGGAGAATCACGCTTTCAGGCAGGTCTCAGTGGACCGATGGCGCGGCGGCAGGATTAGTCCAGCCGAGTAGATTTCCATCGCTTAATATGGAGCAAATATCCCGATTCGAGATCGCCGGTACGATTGGAACCAAGATATCAGTCAAAGTTTCCCAGGATAACCAAACCGATATTCCGCTTGCAAATCGAATTCAGCTCAGATATAAGGGGGACGAGGACGACATACTGAAGACCATTGAAGCGGGCAACACAACCCTCGACTTAAAGCGAACCCAGTTTGTCGGCTATTCATCGACGATTCAAGGACTCTTTGGACTCAAAACCGAGGCTCAGCTTGGCAACCTGACGCTTACCGCCATTGCCTCACAGGAAAAAGGCTCTTCGGAGCGGGCCACCATTAATGCTGGTGGTCTCGAAGATGCAACATGGATTCGAGATTTGTCCTATGCCGAAGGGCGTCTGTATGACCTTGGATACGCCGATAGCTCCAATATCGACGGTATAGGATTCAAAAAAGGCGATTTTGTTCTCAGTGTCCAAGTATTTGAAGTTCTCCCGAAGGACATAAGCGCTCAAAATGGAACCAACCCTATACCAGCCACACTTTACATAAACACCTTTGACAGGACTCTATTTCCCGAGGAGTCCTCGGCGAAAGATTCTCTCGAGGTCAAAGAGTTGACTCGTGACAACTTTACTCTGGAACAGGATACGATAAAAAACCTGCATTACCTGCAGTTTACGTCTTCTCGCCGCGAAGCGATGGGTGTATTCATGATTATTAAACGCGCCGATGGAACAATTCAAACCGTCGGAGATATTACAGGATCAAACTATATCCTTAAATATATTCGTACACGGCCGGGACAGTACTTTCGATCTACAAGTAAGACTTGGCCGTTAATGTGGCGAAACGTATATAGCGTTCCAAAAGCAGGCGGCGCCGAAGACCTGAGTTTAAAGATTTTCAAAGGCAAGGCGGGTCAGGAAGGAACAGTTGCGGCGCTTGAATATCAGCTCAGTACGACCGGGACACCTGAAGGGAACTTTATTGAGATACTGGGACTTGACCAGTACAATGGATCTGCTCAGCAGCCCGACGGCTTAATAGATACTCGCCGCGAGATATACCGAAGTGATTGGGGTCTGCTTATTTTCCCAAGCCGAACGCCCTTCAATTCTGATACTACGTTTGTAGACGAAAATGGCACGGCCACAAATATTTTGAGTAAGACGGCGCGAAACTCGATCATTTACTCAGATGTTCCGGGCTCTCAGGCTTCGGCCAATGCTTCACAGTATTACATTCAGTATTCATCCAAGACACGAAGCTCGATAATTCGGTTAAACCGCACGAACATTATTGAAGGTTCGGAACGTGTAATGCTCAACGGGCAATTGCTTACCAAGGGTGAGGATTATAACATTCAGTACGATTTCGGCCAACTAACGCTCATCAGTGATGTGGCCAACGATCCCAATGCCGATCTGAAGGTTGAGTTTGAATATGCCCCCTTCCTGACTCTCGCTAAGAAGACGTTGTTCGGGGCCCGCGCCGAATATGAATGGAGCCGCGATCTCTCCTTCGGGACAACTGTTCTCTACAAATCAGATAAGGCCCAAGACCGTAAGCCCCGTGTCGGGCAGGAGACGTCAAAGGGACTTGTGCTGGATTTTGATATGGGTTTTCGCATCTATCCCGGCTTTCTGACAAAAGCCATTAATGCCCTCCCTGCTTTGACCACCGAAGCCCCGTCTACTATGCAGTTCAGCGCTGAAGTAGCGCAATCCCGCCCCAACCCAAATGTTGGAGGCGAGGCATATATTGATGATTTCGAGTCAGCTCTAGAGCAGGTTTCAATTGGTATGTCATATCAGAGTTGGACACTTGCTGCCTTGCCGCAGCAACTTGTTGGCCTGGGATATAATAGAAGCAAAATGTTGTGGCATAACACGCACGCCATTGCCTTCAGCGATGTTTATGAAGGAGAAAGACCACAAGGCGAAGGGACATTGACGCCATTCAGGATGATTTTTAGACCAGCTAAAGTCAACGCAGATACGTCTGGAGCAGATACTTCCGATACCAAGGCATGGGCAGGCATTCTCCGACATATTGGAAACAGAATCGATAAGTCACGAGTGCAACTCTTCGAAATGCGGGTTAAAGGACGAACCGGAAAGATTCATCTGGATTTCGGGCAAATCACCGAAGATGTCAATGGCAATAATGCTCCTGACACTGAAGATAAGGATCGGAATAAAGCAATTACCGAAGAGGAAGATATTGGGATTGACGGACTTTCGGATGGACAGGAGCCCGGTTATAATCTGGTGACAAATCCGGACCCAAATGGTGATAATTGGTTTAACGGTAAGGAAGGTGTCTGCCCGCTTCCTCCAGGGCAGTGCACGAATGTTCGCTTTAATGTGGAAGATCCTCGATTTTATGAATGGCTCAATGGCACTGAGGGAAATAGAGTGGCCGATGGTATCCAAACTACCCCTGATAAAGAAACATTTGCAGACCAGTTCCAGACCCTCAACGATTATTATTCCTTCACGATAGACCTTGCAAGCGACTCCTTTTTGGTGCCCGGTTCCGAGAAGATCTTGCCGGACGGAACCAACTGGCGCACCTATCGTCTGCCAATAAGGGACAGCCGCGCCTTAACCGATTCGATCGGCAAACCCGATTGGGATTTCATTCGATATGTGAGAGTCTGGTTTAACACCGAAGAATTCAGAGTAGAAAATGATACAGTTGAAGTTGCCAACTGGTATTTTGTCCAATCAAACTGGCAGGATTCTGTTCACGTCGACTCAGCAAACTTGAATCTCCCTGAGCAGCAGCAATCGAAATTTGTTGTAGCATCGGTCAGCGACGAAGAAAATGTAAACTTCACACCTCCGCCCGGAGTCGAGGCCTATTTTGACAGGACCAATAACGTAACCGAGGCACAACGCGCTCTCTCGCTCAGCTATGAGAATCTTCAGCCAAATGATACCGGTATCGCAAAAAAGAACTTGGTTTCAATCGAAAGGTATTCCGGGTATAGACACCTGCAGATGTATGTCCATGGCCCCATTACCAGTGTCAGCGATTCTGTTCGATTCTTTTTGAGGGCTGGCCGCGACTCAGTTAACTTTTATGAATATTCCACATTTGTGCATCCGGGCTGGGACGAGCGGAACTTTGTCGACATTGACTTTAATGCCATAACCGGAATAAAAGATTCGGCGCTCAGGGCAAAGGATAGTGTAAATGCCTTTCTCAATGTCACTTCCGGTAATTATCGAATTAATGGTCGCCCCAGTATTAATGACATTTCCTACTTTGCGGCCGGTGTTGTCAATGAAAGCAGTCAGCCGATTACTGGCGAAGTCTGGCTCGATGAACTTCGCGTTACCGATGTCAGAAAAGATATCGGCACGGCCTATCGCTTTAGCGTAAATGGCACAGCCGCTGACCTGTTTAACTATAATTTTGGTCTCGAACAAAAAGACCCTTACTTCCGCGGTCTTTCAACTGCCAACAGGGCTGGAGCCAGCGATAATCTTGGCAGTGGAAGCACTAATTCAGCCTATAACTATGGAGTCACATTTAACGCAGACAAGTTTTTACCGAAATCGTGGACAGCGCGCTTACCTATAAGTTATAGCTTTAGCCAGACCAGACTTGTCCCTCTCTTACGGACAAACTCGGACATTGTCCTTCCTGAAGACGTGCGGCTCGCCGAGCAGACATTTAGCAATCGGCGCAGCATCTCAATTTCAGAATCATTCCAGCGAAAAGGCAAAAGTCCGCTGTTTAATGTTCTTTTGAATCGTCAGAAAGTCTCATACTCGTATGCTCGTTCAATGCTCACCTCGGTGAATAACCCCCGCAATTTTTCTGAGAATTACAATGTAAATGCCTCGTACGATATGGGTCTAAAGAATCTTCCTCGATTGTCAATATTTGGATGGGCCAAAGATATTCCCCTGCTCAAACGACTGGACGGCACGAAACTTGGTATCTATCCCCAGAGCTGGGATTGGTCGGGCCGGTTTGATCGCTCGATACAAATAAGCGAGGATAGAAACGGCAAGCCGAAAACATCGCTTTCAAGAAGTTTCAATGGCCGGACAAGTCTCAGCTATGAGATATTTCAAAACCTCTCGACCTCTTATTCAATGAACACTGTCCGTGACTTGGCCGATATTGAAGGCGTTTCCCTCAAGCCGGGTAATTTCAAGCTGGGGCTTGAAACAAACTACGGTCAGACATTCTCCGCGAGCTATGATCCAAAGCTATTGAAATTTCTTACAACCGCCCTGTCCTATGGGTCCACGTACGGTGATGTATACGACCGTACCTCTGAAACCCGAGCCGCCAATCTTGCTCGAAACTGGAGCGTGAATGGCACCTTTAATCATATGCTACTTCTCGGCAAGCCCTGGAAGTCAACCAATCGGCCGTCAGCTTCGCGCGTTGCTCAAAATACACCGAATCCAAGTGACACCATCATCACTGATTCTACCGTTATAGACTCCACTCTCGCCGATTCAAACCGGATTCAGGCGAAGAAAGAAGAACCGAAGGTGGACGGCAGACCGATCTATGATCCGCCGCTGACTATTCTTCGACTCCTGACGGGATGGATAAAACCGATAACGTACAAATACGCTAAAACTTACAATAACAGCACGCCTGGAATGCTTACACGGTCATCGTACGGCTACCAATTTGGCTTCAAAGATGACCCCGATGGGCTTCGCAGCAGCGATGATCCGCGCTCTCCCTTTTCAAGTGAGGGAGTTAGCTATGATCTCGGCTCAGGTTTCAGACTGCTTGGGGGCCTACTTATTGATGTCCGGTTCAGACAGTCTATTACGCGGGATCTTTTCAGGGTTGGTCCGCGACAGGAACAAATTTCAACCTCGTGGCCTGATGTCTCGGTTTCGATTCAAAAGTTTACCACGTTACCGATTATTAAGCCATATGTGAACAAATTCATCGAAGTCTTTGCTCCTCGGACAGGCTATTCGCGCCAAACCCGCGAAACGGTCGAGTTAGATGGAAACTTTACCTCGAACCGAACGACTACGGAGAACTTCAACCCCCTTCTCTCGGTCAACTTCAAACTCTTCAGAGCCTTATCGATGTCGAGTTCGTACGCGCTAACCAAGACGCTTACCGAGCAGTTTGGGACATTCGATGGAAAACGACAAAGCAATTCCGTTGGAAAGCAGAAAAGACTGGCCTTTACCGCGAAATATTCATTCAGCGCACCAGGCGGTATTTCCGTCCCATTATTTGGTAAAGTGAAGTTCAAGTCTCAAATGGCTTTGGAAGTCACCGCCAGGTTCTCCGGAGACCAAAGCGAAACAATACCAGTCGTCGGAATTCGAAGACTTACAACAGATAAGTCGGACTTTTCCATCGCCCCCACAATTTCCTATACGTTTAGTCAACAAATACAAGGCGGCTTATCTGCAATGTGGCAAGATACGAGCGATAAGCTTGGTAGAAACACACATGTCCGCCAGTTGCAGATTTGGACTGAGATTAAGTTCTAA
- the murB gene encoding UDP-N-acetylmuramate dehydrogenase: MTEQLSVSNDLTLQTVQAAFGHSLEWNKELAPLTSYKTGGRAKYFITAVSAVEIAKAISAAKKLKLNFFLIGGGSNLLISDEGFDGLIIKVDVRGLTRIEPNGIECGAGEDLMALVDFATNQNLTGAEFAAGIWGSVGGAVYGNAGAFGGEIGQITTEVTLVDIEGRLKVVAPDYCRFSYRDSFLKVSHEVVVSVKLALQPGNSSEIQQKVDDILKLRETKHPNAGKSAGCFFKNIPDPREQYGKLPAGRLLEEVGAKGLSVGGAKVFEKHANIIVNTGTATSRDIRSLADIMKKRVFEKFGIMLNEEVQTIGKF; encoded by the coding sequence ATGACAGAGCAACTCTCGGTGAGCAATGACCTTACTCTACAGACCGTCCAAGCGGCATTTGGGCATTCTCTTGAATGGAACAAAGAGCTGGCCCCGCTGACCAGCTATAAAACTGGCGGGCGCGCGAAATATTTTATCACCGCCGTATCCGCCGTTGAAATAGCCAAGGCGATCTCTGCCGCAAAAAAGCTGAAGCTTAATTTTTTCCTAATCGGCGGCGGATCGAATCTGCTGATCTCAGATGAAGGGTTCGATGGACTTATAATCAAAGTTGACGTCCGTGGATTGACTCGCATAGAACCTAATGGGATTGAATGCGGAGCCGGAGAAGATCTTATGGCATTGGTTGATTTCGCCACAAACCAGAACTTGACCGGAGCCGAGTTTGCGGCCGGAATTTGGGGCTCTGTTGGTGGAGCCGTTTATGGCAACGCCGGAGCCTTCGGCGGAGAAATTGGCCAGATAACGACCGAGGTTACTTTGGTCGATATTGAAGGACGCCTCAAAGTTGTTGCTCCGGATTATTGCCGGTTCAGCTATCGGGATTCCTTCCTCAAAGTCAGCCACGAAGTTGTTGTCAGTGTGAAGCTGGCTCTGCAGCCGGGGAATAGTAGTGAGATACAACAAAAGGTAGACGATATCCTTAAGCTTCGCGAAACGAAACACCCCAATGCCGGAAAATCGGCAGGCTGTTTTTTTAAAAATATTCCCGATCCGCGTGAGCAATACGGCAAGCTTCCTGCTGGTAGGTTACTTGAAGAAGTCGGCGCCAAGGGTCTTTCGGTTGGTGGAGCGAAGGTTTTTGAGAAACATGCCAATATTATCGTCAACACTGGCACGGCGACCTCGCGAGATATTCGGTCCTTGGCCGATATAATGAAGAAGCGTGTATTCGAGAAATTCGGTATAATGCTAAACGAAGAAGTCCAAACCATTGGCAAATTCTAA
- a CDS encoding DUF1844 domain-containing protein encodes MADETNTLDMQFYGLILSLQAAAMQQMGKTASAVSGKIDRNLEMARQTIDMLEMIEHISRGNLNDDQRKLLTHILYELRLNFVDESKKNTPAPNGSKTVTSGERLNEEKKSE; translated from the coding sequence ATGGCCGACGAAACAAACACTCTGGATATGCAGTTTTATGGATTGATACTATCTCTGCAGGCCGCAGCAATGCAACAGATGGGCAAGACCGCTTCGGCTGTCAGCGGTAAGATTGATCGAAATCTTGAGATGGCACGACAGACGATTGACATGCTTGAAATGATTGAACACATTAGTCGAGGAAACCTAAACGACGATCAGCGAAAGCTTTTGACTCATATTCTCTATGAACTCCGCTTGAACTTTGTGGATGAATCAAAAAAGAATACCCCTGCGCCCAATGGGTCTAAAACCGTGACATCGGGTGAAAGACTCAATGAAGAGAAGAAATCTGAGTAA
- the recG gene encoding ATP-dependent DNA helicase RecG: MIDSHTEKKQTTCMSDLKLNSPLQYVKGVGPKKAAALGKLGIQTVSDLLYYFPRTYLDRTNVIPIAKVQVNETATVIGVVRAHGMLFGKRKRYEVMLEDNSGALMLLWFAGIRFFERLFLKGQVYAATGQVGYFQGLQIIHPELERLDDETDKLVHSGRIIPVYPQTAELSKLGLNSRGIRTLTTSIFENLKETIPDALPESERNRYQLLKLDDAVRHIHYPESREQIEECRRRLAFDELLSLQFYVHRNKGKKATLVKNHQYAPPADKLSALKKSLPYELTDAQKKVIKEIIADLRLKKPMTRLLHGDVGCGKTAVAVIAALYAAENKLQTAFMAPTEILAEQHFRNWHDPLAGIGVSLGLLTSSFKASEKKKIAARCESGELQILFGTHALISDYVAFQKLGLVIIDEQHRFGVEQRGQLFAKGDNPDLLIMTATPIPRTLALTMYGDLDISTINALPPGRKPIRTVWRNENTRPKVMQFVADQISKGGQAYIIYPLIEKGEEGNESRNAEDAFTELSAGALKSYRLGLVHGRIKSKKRDETLALFRERKLDALIATTVIEVGVDNPNANMIVIEHAERFGLAQLHQLRGRVGRGETGGTVVALAYQPMSEISRQRLEYFAAHSDGFEIAEADLNMRGPGEVFGLKQSGLPELRLANYARDRDLLEASQELSQRLFVEKETLEKDYKNLFNYLMESAVKRDVNLGGG, encoded by the coding sequence ATGATTGACAGTCACACCGAAAAAAAGCAGACTACTTGTATGTCCGATCTAAAACTCAATAGTCCGCTCCAGTATGTCAAAGGTGTCGGCCCAAAAAAAGCTGCGGCCTTAGGCAAATTGGGCATACAAACTGTGTCAGACCTGTTGTACTATTTCCCGCGAACGTACCTCGATCGAACAAATGTCATTCCAATTGCAAAAGTTCAGGTAAACGAGACCGCTACCGTGATCGGGGTTGTTCGCGCTCATGGAATGCTTTTCGGCAAACGTAAACGATACGAAGTCATGCTCGAAGACAACAGCGGCGCGCTTATGTTGCTCTGGTTTGCAGGCATTCGCTTTTTCGAACGGCTATTTCTGAAAGGGCAGGTCTATGCCGCGACCGGTCAGGTCGGATACTTCCAAGGCTTGCAGATAATCCATCCCGAACTCGAACGGTTGGACGACGAAACTGATAAACTTGTTCACTCCGGGCGAATCATCCCGGTCTATCCCCAGACGGCTGAGTTGAGCAAGCTCGGACTAAATAGCCGCGGGATTCGGACGCTCACAACAAGTATCTTCGAAAATCTCAAAGAAACTATTCCCGATGCTCTGCCCGAATCAGAACGAAATCGCTATCAATTGCTCAAGCTTGATGATGCCGTCAGACATATCCACTATCCTGAAAGCCGGGAGCAAATCGAAGAATGCCGCAGGCGTCTGGCCTTCGATGAGCTATTGTCATTACAGTTCTATGTCCATCGAAACAAAGGGAAGAAGGCGACTCTTGTCAAAAACCATCAGTATGCCCCGCCTGCTGACAAGCTCTCGGCCCTCAAGAAATCCCTTCCGTATGAATTAACGGATGCCCAAAAGAAAGTCATCAAAGAAATTATAGCTGATTTGCGTTTAAAAAAACCAATGACGCGGCTGTTGCATGGCGATGTCGGTTGCGGCAAAACTGCCGTTGCGGTTATCGCCGCGCTGTACGCTGCAGAGAATAAACTTCAGACGGCGTTCATGGCGCCGACTGAGATATTGGCCGAACAGCATTTCAGGAATTGGCATGATCCGCTTGCAGGAATCGGCGTTTCATTGGGATTGCTGACATCGAGTTTTAAGGCCTCGGAAAAGAAGAAAATAGCCGCCCGGTGCGAAAGCGGCGAACTGCAGATTCTTTTCGGTACCCATGCCCTAATTTCTGATTATGTAGCCTTCCAAAAGCTCGGTTTGGTTATAATCGACGAACAGCACCGTTTTGGCGTTGAACAACGCGGCCAATTGTTCGCTAAGGGGGACAATCCCGATCTGCTCATTATGACTGCCACCCCGATTCCGCGTACACTCGCTTTAACAATGTACGGCGATCTGGACATCTCGACAATTAACGCCCTTCCGCCCGGCCGCAAACCGATCCGAACCGTTTGGAGGAATGAAAATACCCGTCCAAAAGTGATGCAATTTGTCGCCGACCAGATTTCAAAGGGGGGCCAGGCATACATTATATATCCCTTGATTGAAAAGGGGGAGGAGGGAAATGAATCGCGTAATGCCGAGGATGCCTTTACTGAGCTTTCCGCTGGCGCACTAAAATCATACCGGCTAGGGCTTGTTCATGGACGTATCAAATCAAAAAAAAGGGACGAGACTCTTGCGCTTTTTCGAGAGCGGAAACTTGATGCTCTTATTGCCACTACAGTCATCGAAGTCGGCGTGGATAATCCGAACGCGAATATGATTGTGATTGAACATGCCGAGCGCTTCGGGCTTGCCCAGCTTCATCAACTTCGCGGACGTGTTGGCCGCGGTGAAACAGGCGGAACCGTAGTTGCCCTTGCGTATCAGCCGATGAGCGAAATATCGCGTCAACGGTTGGAATATTTCGCGGCGCACTCTGACGGTTTTGAAATCGCCGAAGCGGATTTGAACATGCGCGGACCCGGGGAAGTTTTTGGTTTGAAACAGTCAGGATTGCCGGAATTGCGGCTTGCCAATTACGCCCGCGACCGGGATTTACTTGAGGCTTCGCAGGAACTATCGCAACGGCTTTTTGTCGAAAAAGAGACGCTTGAAAAAGACTACAAAAATCTGTTTAATTATCTGATGGAGTCGGCCGTAAAACGGGATGTTAATTTGGGCGGAGGGTAG
- the bshB1 gene encoding bacillithiol biosynthesis deacetylase BshB1: MADALKIDKPVKLDALAIAAHPDDVEITCGGLLLRLLDKGYKTGILDLTRGEMGTHGNEATRASEAAAAAKVLNLSYRGNAALPDSGLFNSQENRGVVSKVIRETQPELVILPHWMQRHPDHLAASELGYDSCFLAGLKKAAVNGQLIAGEPHRPKKIIYASYYREKEHSFLVDISEQFERKCQAVAAYSSQFSTHTPMPTILASVFARSTRADTGGKPIFQNDVSIFDMLYSRGRSLGHTVNVTFAEAYTIKENILVDDPFVMPVRSI, from the coding sequence ATGGCTGACGCTTTAAAAATTGACAAACCGGTCAAACTCGACGCCCTCGCAATCGCAGCCCACCCTGATGACGTCGAAATCACCTGCGGCGGACTTCTCTTGAGACTTTTAGACAAAGGGTACAAGACTGGCATACTCGATTTAACCCGGGGTGAAATGGGCACTCATGGCAACGAGGCTACTCGCGCATCGGAGGCCGCCGCCGCCGCTAAAGTGCTGAATCTGAGCTATCGCGGAAACGCCGCGCTGCCGGACTCAGGACTATTTAATTCACAGGAGAACCGCGGGGTTGTCTCGAAAGTCATTCGTGAGACCCAGCCTGAGCTTGTCATTTTACCCCACTGGATGCAGCGCCATCCCGACCATTTAGCGGCCTCGGAGCTCGGTTACGATTCCTGTTTCCTCGCTGGTCTCAAAAAGGCCGCCGTCAACGGTCAGTTGATTGCAGGTGAGCCGCACCGGCCGAAAAAAATTATCTATGCCTCGTATTATCGCGAAAAGGAGCACTCGTTTCTTGTTGATATTTCGGAGCAGTTTGAGCGGAAATGCCAAGCTGTCGCGGCCTATTCATCGCAGTTCAGTACCCACACGCCGATGCCGACGATTCTTGCGAGCGTCTTTGCCCGAAGTACGCGGGCAGACACTGGCGGCAAACCGATATTTCAAAATGATGTCTCGATTTTCGATATGTTGTACTCGCGAGGGCGGTCACTAGGGCACACGGTCAATGTGACATTCGCCGAGGCGTATACGATTAAAGAGAATATTCTGGTGGACGACCCGTTCGTGATGCCAGTCCGGTCGATTTAG